A genomic segment from Glycine soja cultivar W05 chromosome 20, ASM419377v2, whole genome shotgun sequence encodes:
- the LOC114403642 gene encoding ABC transporter C family member 10-like — protein MAGFWSVFCGESGCSEAGKMPGSYDFRLLIDPSTCVNHLLISCFDVLLLIMLVFIMIQKSTLKPSRGLIQVQRYPYFQLVSAIVNGALGLAHLCFGIWVLEETLRKNQTVLPLNWWLLEIFHGLTWLLVSLTISLKLKQLPRAWSGFFSVLIFLVSGIFCGLSLFYAISSRELSLKIASDILSFLGAILLLLCTYKESNHRDTDSEIDESLYAPLNSESNKNDYITYVTPFAKTGFFGRMTFWWLNPLMKMGKEKTLQDEDIPRLREEDRAESCYLLFLDQLNRQKQKDQSSQPSVLRTIILCHWKEILISGFFALLKVVALSSGPLLLNSFILVAEGNESFKYEGFVLAISLFFTKNIESLSQRQWYFRCRLIGVKVRSLLTAAIYRKQLRLSNSARLMHSGGEIMNYVTVDAYRIGEFPYWFHQTWTTSLQLCISLVILFRAVGWATIASLVVIVITVLCNTPLAKLQHKFQSKLMVTQDERLKACSEALVNMKVLKLYAWETNFRSSIERLRNEELKWLSAVQLRKAYNTFLFWSSPVLVSAASFGACYFLNVPLHANNVFTFVATLRLVQDPIRTIPDVIGVVIQAKVAFARIVKFLEAPELQSANVTQRCINENKRGSILIKSADFSWEANVSKPTLRNINLKVRPRQKVAVCGEVGSGKSTLLAAILREVPNTQGTIEVHGKFSYVSQTAWIQTGTIRENILFGAAMDAEKYQETLHRSSLLKDLELFPHGDLTEIGERGVNLSGGQKQRIQLARALYQNADIYLLDDPFSAVDAHTATNLFNEYIMEGLAGKTVLLVTHQVDFLPAFDSVLLMSDGEIIEAAPYHHLLSSSQEFQDLVNAHRETAGSDRLVDVTSPQKQSNSAREIRKTSTEQNYEASKGDQLIKREEREKGDQGFKPYIQYLNQNKGYIYFSVAALSHLTFVVGQILQNSWMAASVDNPQVSTLQLILVYLLIGLISTLFLLMRSLFVVALGLQSSKSLFSQLLNSLFRAPMSFYDSTPLGRILSRVSSDLSIVDLDVPFGFVFAVGATMNCYANLTVLAVVTWQVLFVSIPMIYFAIRLQRYYFASAKELMRLNGTTKSFVANHLAESVAGAVTIRAFEEEDRFFEKNLYLIDVNASPYFHSFAANEWLIQRLETVSAVVLASAALCMVVLPPGTFSSGFIGMALSYGLSLNMSLVFSIQNQCNIANYIISVERLNQYMHIPSEAPEVIEGNRPPGNWPAAGRVQINELQIRYRPDAPLVLRGITCTFEGGHKIGIVGRTGSGKSTLIGALFRLVEPAGGKIIVDGIDICSIGLHDLRSRFGIIPQDPTLFNGTVRYNLDPLSQHSDQEIWEVLGKCQLQEAVQEKEEGLDSSVVEAGANWSMGQRQLFCLGRALLRRSRILVLDEATASIDNATDLILQKTIRTEFADCTVITVAHRIPTVMDCTKVLAISDGKLVEYDEPMNLIKREGSLFGKLVKEYWSHFQSAESH, from the exons ATGGCGGGTTTTTGGAGCGTGTTTTGTGGGGAATCTGGTTGCTCAGAGGCTGGAAAAATGCCTGGCAGCTATGATTTTAGGCTTCTCATTGATCCTTCCACTTGTGTCAACCATTTGCTAATCTCTTGCTTTGATGTGTTGCTGCTTATCATGCTTGTATTCATTATGATCCAGAAGTCAACATTAAAACCATCTCGGGGTCTAATACAGGTGCAAAGATATCCATATTTCCAGCTAGTTTCTGCCATAGTCAATGGTGCTCTTGGGTTGGCACATTTGTGCTTTGGAATTTGGGTTTTAGAAGAGACGTTGAGGAAAAACCAAACTGTGTTGCCTCTTAATTGGTGGTTGCTAGAAATCTTTCATGGATTAACATGGTTGTTAGTGAGTTTAACAATAAGTCTCAAGTTGAAACAACTTCCAAGAGCATGGTCAGGGTTTTTTTCTGTTCTAATCTTCTTGGTTTCTGGTATTTTCTGCGGTTTATCCTTGTTTTATGCAATTAGTAGCAGAGAACTATCCCTTAAGATAGCTTCAGATATTCTATCTTTTCTGGGGGcgatattattgttattatgcaCATATAAGGAATCCAACCATAGGGACACTGACAGTGAAATTGATGAAAGTCTTTATGCACCCTTAAACAGCGAGTCcaacaaaaatgattatattaCATATGTAACCCCATTTGCCAAAACTGGATTCTTTGGCAGAATGACATTTTGGTGgttgaatccattgatgaaaatGGGCAAAGAGAAAACACTTCAGGATGAAGACATTCCGCGTTTGCGGGAGGAGGATCGAGCAGAAAGTTGCTATCTGCTGTTTTTGGATCAATTGAACAGACAGAAACAGAAGGATCAATCCTCGCAGCCATCAGTTTTGAGGACAATAATTTTATGCCATTGGAAAGAAATTTTAATATCAGGATTCTTTGCATTGCTTAAGGTAGTTGCTCTGTCTTCAGGACCTCTTCTTTTGAATTCTTTTATATTGGTTGCTGAGGGTAACGAGAGTTTCAAATATGAGGGTTTTGTGTTGGCCATATcacttttctttacaaaaaacaTAGAATCCTTATCACAAAGGCAATGGTACTTCCGCTGCAGACTCATTGGTGTGAAAGTTAGGTCGTTGCTAACTGCAGCCATTTATAGAAAACAATTGAGGTTATCCAATTCTGCTAGATTGATGCACTCTGGTGGTGAGATAATGAATTATGTGACTGTGGATGCTTATAGAATTGGTGAATTTCCCTATTGGTTTCACCAGACTTGGACAACAAGCTTACAGCTATGTATCTCATTAGTTATACTTTTTCGTGCTGTTGGATGGGCAACAATTGCCTCCTTGGTGGTGATAGTAATCACTGTGCTTTGCAATACTCCACTTGCGAAGTTGCAGCACAAGTTTCAAAGCAAGCTTATGGTGACACAAGATGAGAGATTGAAGGCTTGTTCTGAGGCTCTTGTGAATATGAAGGTGTTGAAGCTGTATGCGTGGGAAACCAATTTTAGAAGTTCTATAGAGCGATTAAGGAATGAGGAGCTCAAATGGTTGTCTGCAGTGCAATTAAGAAAGGCATACAACACCTTTCTCTTTTGGTCCTCCCCTGTCTTGGTCTCTGCTGCTTCCTTTGGGGCATGTTACTTTCTTAATGTTCCATTGCATGCAAATAATGTTTTTACTTTTGTCGCTACTTTGCGCCTTGTTCAGGATCCAATTAGAACCATCCCTGATGTTATTGGGGTGGTCATCCAGGCAAAAGTTGCGTTTGCTAGGATTGTAAAATTTCTTGAGGCACCTGAACTGCAGAGTGCAAATGTCACACAAAGGTGTATCAATGAGAATAAGAggggttcaattttaattaagtctGCTGACTTTTCATGGGAAGCTAATGTATCAAAGCCAACACTGAGAAACATAAACTTGAAGGTTAGACCACGACAAAAGGTGGCTGTCTGTGGAGAGGTTGGCTCAGGCAAATCAACTCTCTTAGCAGCAATTCTCAGAGAAGTTCCTAATACTCAGGGGACA ATTGAGGTTCATGGGAAGTTTTCCTATGTTTCTCAAACAGCATGGATACAGACAGGTACAATAAGGGAGAATATATTGTTTGGAGCAGCTATGGATGCTGAAAAATATCAAGAAACACTTCATAGGTCTTCACTATTGAAGGATCTTGAGTTGTTTCCCCATGGTGATCTCACTGAAATAGGGGAGAGAGGAGTCAACCTGAGTGGAGGTCAGAAGCAGCGAATTCAACTTGCACGTGCACTATATCAGAATGCTGATATATATCTCTTGGATGATCCATTCAGTGCTGTTGATGCACATACTGCAACAAATTTGTTTAAT GAATACATAATGGAAGGACTTGCTGGGAAAACAGTCTTGCTTGTGACTCATCAAGTTGATTTCCTTCCAGCATTTGATTCTGTTTTG TTGATGTCAGATGGGGAAATCATAGAAGCTGCTCCTTATCACCATTTGTTGAGCTCAAGCCAAGAATTTCAGGATCTTGTGAATGCCCACAGAGAGACTGCTGGCTCTGACCGGCTTGTAGATGTTACTTCTCCGCAGAAACAATCAAATAGTGCTAgagaaattagaaaaacatcTACGGAGCAGAATTATGAAGCATCAAAAGGTGATCAATTGATTAAgcgagaagagagagagaagggagacCAAGGGTTCAAACCATATATACAGTATCTGAATCAGAACAAAGGATATATATACTTCTCTGTGGCTGCTCTTTCTCACCTAACATTTGTGGTTGGCCAAATATTACAAAACTCATGGATGGCCGCTAGTGTTGATAATCCTCAAGTCAGCACTTTGCAATTGATTCTTGTTTACTTGTTGATTGGACTTATTTCAACACTATTCTTGTTGATGAGAAGTCTTTTTGTAGTTGCTTTGGGTCTTCAATCATCAAAGTCTTTATTTTCACAGCTACTGAACTCCCTTTTTCGTGCCCCCATGTCATTTTATGACTCCACTCCTTTAGGAAGGATACTTAGTAGG GTCTCCTCGGATCTCAGCATTGTAGACCTTGATGTCCCATTCGGCTTTGTTTTTGCTGTGGGAGCTACTATGAATTGCTATGCTAATCTAACCGTTTTAGCTGTTGTTACTTGGCAAGTCTTGTTTGTCTCCATACCGATGATTTATTTTGCAATCCGCCTGCAG AGATATTACTTTGCCTCTGCAAAAGAACTGATGCGGTTGAATGGCACAACAAAATCCTTTGTTGCCAACCATCTTGCTGAATCTGTTGCTGGAGCTGTGACAATAAGGGCTTTTGAGGAGGAAGATcgtttttttgagaaaaatctttATCTAATTGATGTCAATGCGAGCCCTTACTTCCATAGTTTTGCTGCGAATGAGTGGCTGATTCAACGATTAGAAACGGTCAGTGCTGTTGTTCTTGCATCTGCGGCACTGTGCATGGTTGTACTTCCACCCGGAACTTTCTCCTCTG GATTTATTGGCATGGCTCTCTCTTATGGCCTTTCACTTAACATGTCCTTAgtattttcaattcaaaatcaatGCAACATAGCGAATTATATAATATCAGTAGAGAGGCTAAATCAGTATATGCATATACCAAGTGAGGCTCCAGAAGTAATAGAAGGAAATCGCCCTCCTGGGAATTGGCCAGCGGCTGGTAGAGTACAAATAAATGAATTGCAG ATACGTTACAGGCCTGATGCACCACTAGTACTTCGTGGAATCACATGCACATTTGAAGGAGGTCACAAAATTGGTATTGTTGGCAGAACAGGCAGTGGAAAGTCTACTCTTATAGGCGCCTTAttccgtctagtggagccagcaGGTGGAAAAATCATTGTTGATGGAATAGACATTTGTTCTATTGGACTTCATGACTTGAGGTCACGCTTTGGTATTATACCTCAGGATCCTACTCTTTTTAATGGGACAGTCAGATACAATTTGGACCCTTTATCTCAACACTCTGATCAAGAGATATGGGAG GTTCTAGGGAAGTGTCAGTTGCAAGAGGCTGTCCAAGAGAAAGAAGAGGGATTAGACTCTTCAG TTGTTGAAGCTGGAGCAAACTGGAGCATGGGACAACGACAGCTATTCTGTTTGGGGCGTGCTCTTCTCAGGCGAAGTCGGATATTGGTGCTTGATGAAGCAACTGCGTCAATTGATAATGCAACTGATTtgattctgcagaaaacaattAGGACTGAATTTGCGGATTGTACAGTGATTACAGTAGCTCACAGGATACCAACTGTGATGGATTGCACCAAAGTTCTTGCCATCAGTGATG GGAAACTGGTGGAGTATGATGAACCGATGAACTTGATAAAGAGAGAAGGATCACTCTTTGGGAAGCTTGTTAAGGAATACTGGTCTCATTTTCAGTCTGCAGAATCTCATTGA